A window of the Lactuca sativa cultivar Salinas chromosome 5, Lsat_Salinas_v11, whole genome shotgun sequence genome harbors these coding sequences:
- the LOC111917650 gene encoding uncharacterized protein LOC111917650, whose amino-acid sequence MKVHPAPNRRNITVRYDFGSQSGDTAAICRQKKLRRLPHIFAKVIELPFYSDAEVSIQETSDSLKFVVDTDDDIATDVAAHTIEIYPGVTKVVVRGTRGVDDSGGGVNQLEVDLWRFRLPESTQPEHATAAFSDGELVVTVPKDVNLVRNQEVWGEGNGTGRLMS is encoded by the exons ATGAAGGTTCATCCGGCGCCAAATAGGCGAAACATCACTGTCCGGTACGATTTTGGTTCGCAGTCTGGTGACACCGCTGCTATCTGCCGTCAAAAGAAGCTCCGGCGACTCCCTCACATCTTTGCTAAAGTAATCGAGCTTCCTTTTTACTCCGACGCCGAGGTTTCGATCCAGGAAACGTCAgattccttgaagtttgttgTCGATACGGACGACGATATCGCCACCGACGTCGCGGCTCATACTATCGAGATCTATCCTGGCGTGACGAAAGTTGTTGTAAGAGGGACACGTGGTGTCGATGATTCTGGTGGTGGTGTTAATCAGCTGGAGGTTGATTTGTGGCGGTTTAGGCTTCCGGAGTCTACGCAGCCGGAGCATGCTACGGCAGCTTTTAGCGATGGAGAGCTTGTTGTTACTGTACCCAAAGATGTTAATTTGGTGAGGAATCAGGAAGTTTGGGGTGAAGGTAACGGAACTGGACG GTTGATGTCTTGA